Below is a window of candidate division WOR-3 bacterium DNA.
GCAGGGAGATGCTCAAGCGTGTAGATTTTGATATCATTGGAATTGTAGACCCATGTTTCAGGGAAGCGCTGCAATTTAACTCTTATTTCAAGAGACTGGGCCAAAAAGAAATGCGGGGATATAACAAACAGCAACATGACCACGAATATCCGACGCTGTTTATGTGTCATATATTTCTCCTCCTTTCAACTACCTCTACCAGAATACTCTAACTACTGCCGAGAAATTATATGCCAAAGCATCATATTGTCAACAATACATAGTGATAGGTACATCATTTTTGCGGGAGAATCAAGAAATAAAAACGGGGAGTGATCTTAAGCCACTCTCGTTGTGCTACGCTTTTAGTCTCTATCTAACCTTAATGACCTTCTGTCGCAACCATACTGGTCGCGTTGATTACAACGATAACAAATAGATTACAATGACATTATTACCGGATTTTGACAACTTTCTGAACGATCTTATCATCTATTTCTATAAAGTATATACCGCGTGTTATCGCAGTCGGCTCTACAACCCGTCCCGTGATGTCAAAGACTTTGCATTTCTTACCTTCGGGCAGTTGTAGAGGACCGCAAAAAATTGTAGCCCCAAGGATGTTTTGCTTCTCGACGCATTTGACAAATGGCTGTTCCTCAATACCAATGGGTGCCGTGAGCCAGGGAACAAAATCAACATGATTAGATACCGAATCGCCCAGGCCTCCAGGATTGGCTGTCGGGTGATAGGGACCGGTTGCATCTCCCCACCAGTTGGAGTCAGCACTGACTATTAAAGTTGTGTCAGTATTGCATACTCCAAAACCAATGTTGTCGCAGATATCGTTATTGCGTATCACTGGGTTGGAGAGATTGCCCCAAAAATCTGGTTGGCAGTATATACCATTACCATTATTGCCTGATATGATACAACCGCTAACAACCGGTGAAGAACCGTCGCAGACCATGCCGCTGCCAAATCCTGTCAGCGGTATCACGTTTTCTGATACAATATTGCCGGTAAGGGTCGGTGAAGATTGATAGAAGTAGATGCCGCCCCCATCCCAGACAGCCGTATCATTACTTACTGTATTATTGCTGATGGTCGAGGAAGCTCCCTGGTAGTGTACGCCACCGCCGCAGTATCCTGTATTACCCGTAATGTCGTTGCCGTCGATGAACGGTTCAGAACTGTCGCAGCCGATGCCGCCACCAAAATTCGCATAA
It encodes the following:
- a CDS encoding right-handed parallel beta-helix repeat-containing protein, which codes for MKNVGVLTVAISLLIVTSIAYATVWYVHPDSTFNCVQDCLDSCTTGDTVLVGPGVYLENIVWPNIQGIHLMSELGPNTTIIDGDSTGRVICISTGVDSVTLIGGFTIRNGYLTGTYDHGAGIYCENSSPTITNNIITGNRVSGAGLGGGIVCLGNSSPIIAGNIVSENGGGVHDGVSGGGIACIDSSAPIIMDNTINGNYATVSGGGIYCMGNSMPTITNNVIADNATGECMCGWIGGGIACDYGSAPVITENTITGNYANFGGGIGCDSSEPFIDGNDITGNTGYCGGGVHYQGASSTISNNTVSNDTAVWDGGGIYFYQSSPTLTGNIVSENVIPLTGFGSGMVCDGSSPVVSGCIISGNNGNGIYCQPDFWGNLSNPVIRNNDICDNIGFGVCNTDTTLIVSADSNWWGDATGPYHPTANPGGLGDSVSNHVDFVPWLTAPIGIEEQPFVKCVEKQNILGATIFCGPLQLPEGKKCKVFDITGRVVEPTAITRGIYFIEIDDKIVQKVVKIR